A stretch of DNA from bacterium:
GGATGCGGGCCAGTAATTCGTCGAAATAATTGCCGCCGCCGTTTTGTTTCAGGCGCTCGTCGTCCATGGCAAAGCCTTTGATGATGTATTCGCGCAGCCGCTGGGTAGCCCAGATGCGAAACTGTGTGCCACGGTGGGATTTCACCCGGTAGCCAACGGAAATGATGACATCGAGGTTGAAGTAATCAACCTGATAGCTTTTGCCGTCAACGGCAGTTGTTGCAAATTTTGCAACAACTGATTCTCGCACCAGTTCGCCTTCATCAAAAATGTTCTTGATATGCCTGGAAATGACTGATTTGTCCCGCTGGAAGAGCTCTGCCAGCCGGTTGAGTGAAAGCCAGCAGGTCTCACCACGGAATGCCACTTCCAACCGAGTCTGCCCGTCCTCGGTCTGGTAGAGGAGTATATCGGCAGGTTCGGGTGGGTTTTTGTCCGGGATCATAAGCGTGCAACCTCCGTGTCGTTCAGCAGGGGGGTGACGCGCTTCTTGCCCGTGAGCAGGTCCTTCATCAGACCGGCCTGCATTCTAATCCCGTCGAATTCGACGGGTTTAAAATCGGGATTGTCGAGCTGTTCCCAAATACCCGGAAATTCTATGGTGTTACGGTTTCTGAGCCAATTCCGCACAAGGTCGTCCGTACACTCGGCGTTCTTATAGCGAGTAATATCTGTGATGCAAATGTAGTCATCCTCCTTCTGGGAAAGCACGGTGATGGCGGCGCCCTTTACTTCGATGGTGGTTTTTTTGTTTTTGTTCATTTCATACATCCCCCATTTTCTGTTTTTCCAGGAGGTCACGCCCTTTTTCAGTCACCCGGTACTTCTGTTTACTGCTACTCGGCTTATCGGGAACTGTCATTTCCAAAAACCCTGCCTTAATAAGTGGATTAAGAACCTGATTCCTGAACTTGGTGCGGTCTGTCCTTCCCGCAATTTCCATAAGTTCGGTTATTCCAGTATCAATCAGGCACTTATCCAACATTTCAACCTGGTGCCAACTTAGTGCCAACTTAGTGCCAGTGGGCATATTGGATGACACATTGGATGCATTTTCAGGAGATGCGCCAGACGTCATTTGAGTTGTGTGAGTCATTTTTGAGTCATTTGCCGGTGTTTTGATGTGTGAGTCACTTGAGTCATGAATGAGTCGTTTAGAGCCGAGGATGTAGTGGACGCTTCGCGCCGTGCCTTTGCGAATGAAAACACCTTTAGCTACCAGTTCA
This window harbors:
- a CDS encoding virulence RhuM family protein → MIPDKNPPEPADILLYQTEDGQTRLEVAFRGETCWLSLNRLAELFQRDKSVISRHIKNIFDEGELVRESVVAKFATTAVDGKSYQVDYFNLDVIISVGYRVKSHRGTQFRIWATQRLREYIIKGFAMDDERLKQNGGGNYFDELLARI